From one Thamnophis elegans isolate rThaEle1 chromosome 9, rThaEle1.pri, whole genome shotgun sequence genomic stretch:
- the C9H4orf47 gene encoding UPF0602 protein C4orf47 homolog, translating to MPSELGKTDMERIGLFSEMEYITIGDKYVSTYNRPFNEAASKNKQMLPGGFKEKGATQAGYFDPQFSRVFEGESYSNPVQLRRRYRLAEAKKNLGTRPFLPTNGDKFPCGIGTYYGTISGPCPFFSAQLKDKVAYVQPGKNLYTSPGKKGTGYGYPNLTIGKPYTHSVELFDIGRINFKKISEEHRHLMKGGPFKLNLYPREYFDTNPYHDEGPIPPPKKQPEKVPIPHPFKPSSPAKKPGGMKAGTFDPFPTHSTDPYGVRMPRASTTNKQGKVFHPNPGNKSRPVRSIMALNIEKSLNVTNYTNPRVMSY from the exons ATGCCTTCTGAATTGGGAAAAACAGACATGGAGAGGATTGGCCTCTTTAGCGAAATGGAATATATTACTATTGGAGATAAATATGTCTCGACATATAATC GCCCTTTTAATGAAGCTGCAAGCAAGAATAAACAAATGCTACCAGGAGGTTTTAAAGAGAAAGGAGCCACCCAAGCAGGATATTTTGATCCTCAGTTTTCAAGAGTTTTTGAAGGTGAAAGTTATTCAAATCCCGTTCAGTTAAGGAGAAGATACCGATTGGctgaggcaaaaaaaaacctgggaaccAGACCCTTTCTTCCCACTAATGGAGATAAATTTCC GTGCGGCATAGGAACCTACTACGGAACAATTAGTGGCCCATGTCCCTTCTTCAGTGCTCAGTTGAAAGATAAGGTTGCATATGTACAACCAGGGAAAAATCTCTATACCAGTCCAGGGAAGAAAGGAACTGGCTATGG GTATCCAAATCTCACCATAGGTAAACCATATACACATTCAGTTGAATTGTTTGACATAGGAAGAATAAATTTTAAG AAAATATCTGAAGAACATCGTCATCTGATGAAAGGTGGACCATTCAAGCTAAATCTTTATCCCCGAGAATATTTCGATACAAATCCTTACCATGATGAAGGGCCGATTCCTCCACCAAAAAAGCAACCTGAAAAAGTACCCATTCCACATCCTTTTAAGCCAAGTTCTCCAGCTAAAAAG CCAGGAGGCATGAAAGCAGGCACATTTGATCCATTTCCGACTCATTCTACAGACCCATATGGCGTTAGAATGCCTAGGGCTTCCACAACtaataaacaaggaaaagtatTTCACCCTAATCCTGGAAATAAGAGCAGACCAGTAAGAAGCATTATGGCCTTAAACATTGAAAA GTCGTTAAATGTAACTAATTACACGAATCCCCGTGTGATGTCATATTAG
- the CCDC110 gene encoding coiled-coil domain-containing protein 110: MLFSFLFQPRDYQEALYFKKQLHPDKKSDTGHGSENKFSSEFKSRILNKYKATGLSENHTHESRNKAILSLNNDDDIKNFSNSTFSPSYIGLGSEKMTHLRLLKKYNEHKPSTVFHNYEGEESLSDNVSPFKDLKEKDKKASRYELSHMLEPQNSNNVCGKDNDSGYLSEQDLIEKIVDMSNYDFKLRRFSELGGSTDEFQTVTASSSENYQSTLKTAGKDKYKNKEHLMKDSATDKLQINLFSKVLKKNETQLLKSNQELQNHVDLEFSDINSVPDDYAESRRLLHLPLGESDHSQKKEMTLHEDMKTQMKRLTDIIQSLTEQNSKYQNQIKELHDENNNLQGKLVKSDGDSKECLKELKRLLKKCKELQQQKLALEEKQDQLYDQNQRIMRDVNYFQKKDQKAEESLVIFSKEKNNLIATLGSFENKVLVLQEEKKKLKDEICQLKEEKQLLGKELGQKENEIQKMKENEKTAVSDMEAVLRMLQSFKDEKLNSDKTLHVALSSQKALEKELQHVETDRAQVEEKLIAERKNAKIESGALKTTLFNTERECDRLRTMITTITEDNKILKKQLNEFKQESYEWKHKIRQLSETLLLKENATRSIENERDALRFAAQRLQKNNVNLKEQVATLANEQYKLECKSRSHKKNDFSLDSTQICEEVSRYQHISLMGDLPGSSRQTPSINSSKSL, encoded by the exons ATgctattttcctttttgtttcagCCAAGAGACTATCAAGAAGCTCTTTATTTTAAGAAGCAGCTTCATCCTGATAAGAAATCTGATACCGGTCATGGTTCAGAAAACAAGTTCAGCTCTGAATTTAAAAGCAGGATTCTAAACAAATACAAAGCCACTGGACTATCCGAAAACCATACGCACGAATCTAGGAACAaagctattctctctttaaataACGATGATGACATTAAGAATTTTTCCAACAGTACTTTTTCTCCATCATACATTGGTTTGGGCTCAGAAAAGATGACACATCttagattattaaaaaaatacaatgaacaCAAACCCTCCACAGTATTTCATAACTATGAAGGGGAAGAATCTTTATCAGACAATGTAAGTCCTTtcaaagatttaaaagaaaaagataaaaaggcTAGTAGATATGAATTGTCACATATGCTTGAACCTCAAAACTCTAACAATGTCTGTGGCAAAGACAATGATTCTGGTTATTTATCAGAACAGGATTTAATAGAAAAAATAGTAGATATGTCAAATTATGATTTTAAATTGAGAAGGTTTTCAGAACTGGGGGGTTCAACAGATGAGTTTCAAACAGTCACTGCCTCATCTTCAGAAAATTATCAAAGTACATTGAAAACAGCAGGCAAGGATAAATATAAGAATAAAGAACATCTCATGAAAGATAGTGCAACGGACAAATTGCAGATAAATCTGTTCTCCAAAgtgctaaaaaaaaatgaaacacagcTGCTTAAGTCAAATCAAGAGTTGCAAAACCATGTGGATCTTGAATTCTCTGACATAAATTCTGTACCTGATGATTATGCTGAAAGCCGTAGACTTTTACACTTGCCATTGGGAGAGTCTGACCATAGTCAGAAAAAAGAGATGACTCTACATGAAGACATGAAGACTCAAATGAAACGTCTTACTGATATTATCCAGTCTCTGACAGAGCAAAATTCAAAATATCAGAATCAAATTAAGGAATTGCATGATGAGAATAATAACCTTCAAGGGAAATTAGTTAAATCAGATGGAGACAGCAAGGAATGCCTGAAAGAATTAAAGCGATTACTGAAGAAATGCAAAGAACTTCAACAGCAAAAGTTAGCACTGGAAGAAAAGCAGGATCAGCTATATGATCAAAATCAGCGGATAATGAGAGATGTAAATTATTTTCAGAAGAAAGATCAAAAAGCTGAGGAAAGTTTGgttattttttcaaaagaaaaaaataatctcattGCAACCTTAGGATCGTTTGAAAATAAAGTTTTAGTActtcaagaagaaaaaaagaaattgaaagatgAAATCTGCCAacttaaagaagaaaaacaattgttAGGAAAAGAGCTTGGACAAAAAGAGAATGAGatacaaaaaatgaaagaaaatgagaagACTGCAGTATCAGATATGGAAGCTGTTCTTAGGATGTTACAGTCATTTAAAGATGAAAAAttgaattctgataaaacattACATGTAGCACTGAGTTCTCAAAAAGCGCTGGAGAAAGAACTCCAGCATGTTGAGACAGACAGAGCTCAAGTTGAGGAAAAGCTTATAGCTGAACGTAAAAATGCTAAAATTGAAAGTGGAGCTTTGAAAACTACCTTATTCAATACTGAAAGAGAATGTGACCGACTAAGAACCATGATAACTACCATTACAGAAGACAACAAGATTCTCAAGAAGCAGCTGAATGAATTTAAACAGGAAAGCTATGAATGGAAGCATAAAATAAGACAGCTGAGTGAAACGCTCTTACTAAAAGAAAATGCAACACGATCTATAGAGAATGAAAGAGATGCACTGAGGTTTGCAGCACAGCGTCTTCAAAAGAACAATGTTAACCTCAAAGAGCAAGTTGCTACTTTGGCCAATGAACAATATAAGCTAGAGTGCAAATCTAGAAGCCATAAGAAAAATGATTTCTCTCTAGATTCTACTCAAATTTGTGAAGAAGTATCTAGGTATCAACATATTTCTTTAATGGGCGATCTACCAG gCAGTTCCAGGCAAACTCCATCAATCAATTCTTCAAAGTCACTATAA